In Oreochromis niloticus isolate F11D_XX linkage group LG5, O_niloticus_UMD_NMBU, whole genome shotgun sequence, a single window of DNA contains:
- the LOC112846876 gene encoding uncharacterized protein LOC112846876 yields YMLPLGNIIRRHSINFHCYADDTQLYLSMKPGNTHQLVKLQECLKDIKTWMAANFLLLNSDKTEVIVLGPENLRNMVSKQILTLDGITLASSNTVRNLGVIFDQDMSFNAHIKQICKTAFFHLRNISKIRNILSQSDAEKLVHAFITSRLDYCNSLLSGSPKNSLRSLQLIQNAAARVLTGTRKREHISPVLASLHWLPVKSRIEFKILLLTYKVLNNQAPSYLNDLVVPYHPIRALRSCTAGLLVVPRVFKSRMGGRAFSFQAPLLWNQLPVWIRETDTISTFKIRLKTFLFAKAYS; encoded by the coding sequence tacatgcttcccttaggcaacatcattagaagacatagcataaattttcactgctatgcagatgacacgcagctctatctatccatgaagccaggtaacacacaccaattagttaaactgcaggaatgtcttaaagacataaagacctggatggccgctaactttctgcttcttaattcagataaaactgaggttattgtactcggccctgaaaatcttagaaatatggtatctaagcagattcttactctggatggcattaccttggcctccagtaacactgtgagaaaccttggagtcatttttgaccaggacatgtccttcaatgcacatattaaacaaatatgtaagactgctttcttccatttgcgcaacatctctaaaattagaaatatcctgtctcagagtgatgctgaaaaactagttcatgcatttattacttccaggctggactactgtaattcactattatcaggaagtcctaaaaactcgctgagaagccttcagctaatccaaaatgctgcagcaagagtactgacagggactagaaagagagagcatatttctcctgttttggcttcccttcattggcttcctgttaaatccagaattgaattcaaaatcctgctcctcacatacaaggtcttaaataatcaggccccatcttatcttaatgaccttgtagtaccatatcaccctattagagcacttcgctcttgcactgcaggcctacttgttgttcctagagtatttaaaagtagaatgggaggcagagccttcagttttcaggcccctcttctgtggaaccaacttccagtttggattcgggagacagacactatctctactttcaagattaggcttaaaactttcctttttgctaaagcatatagttag